In one Alnus glutinosa chromosome 12, dhAlnGlut1.1, whole genome shotgun sequence genomic region, the following are encoded:
- the LOC133851035 gene encoding magnesium/proton exchanger isoform X3, translating into MASAHKQIVENIAGVSSILGLEKCESYLLFPGETTLGDGFRALLYFLGLAYCFIGLSAITARFFRSMENVVKQTRKVVEIDPSTNAEIVRYEKVWNYTIADITLLAFGTSFPQISLATIDALRNIGEPYAGGLGPATLVGSAAFDLFPIHAVCVVVPKAGELKKISDIGVWLVELFWSFWAYIWLYIILEVWTPNVVTLWEALLTVLQFGLLLTHAYAQDKRWPYLSLPLERTERPEDWVPLEATSRKYEGNAYNEYSETNFGEDEIRDIVDIFSIHSTNETGQAYQKVPGTYDVAECSNNNVQNKSNLEDSHVLKLWKQQFVDSLTLESTESRKLNNVYLRLARVSWQLLLVPWRLLFAFVPPYQIVHGWIAFICSLLFISGIAYIVTKLTDLISCVTGINAYVIAFTALASGTSWPDLVASKIAAERQTTADSAIANITCRMHWCAGI; encoded by the exons ATGGCCTCTGCACATAAGCAAATTGTAGAAAACATAGCTGGTGTTTCCAGCATTCTTGGGCTTGAAAAATGTGAAAGCTACTTGCTATTTCCTGGTGAAACTACCCTTGGGGATGGTTTTCGGGCCTTATTATATTTTCTAGGTCTGGCTTACTGTTTCATTGGATTGTCAGCTATAACTGCTCGATTCTTCCGCTCTATGGAAAATGTTGTGAAGCAAACACGGAAAGTGGTAGAGATAGATCCTTCCACTAATGCTGAAATTGTTAGATATGAAAAGGTGTGGAATTACACGATTGCAGACATTACCCTTCTGGCCTTTGGGACTAGCTTTCCTCAAATATCATTAGCCACTATTGATGCCCTACGAAACATTGGTGAACCGTATGCTGGAG GTTTGGGTCCTGCAACACTTGTTGGTTCTGCTGCATTCGACCTTTTCCCCATCCATGCTGTTTGTGTTGTAGTTCCAAAAGCTGGAGAGTTGAAAAAGATATCTGATATAGGAGTTTGGCTAGTGGAGCTCTTTTGGTCTTTTTGGGCTTATATATGGTTGTACATAATATTAGAG GTATGGACTCCAAATGTGGTTACCCTGTGGGAGGCCTTATTGACGGTACTGCAATTTGGATTGCTGCTGACTCATGCTTATGCTCAAGACAAGCGTTGGCCCTACTTGTCTCTTCCTCT GGAAAGAACTGAGAGGCCAGAGGACTGGGTGCCGTTGGAAGCCACATCACGCAAGTATGAGGGCAACGCCTATAATGAGTACTCTGAGACAAATTTTGGTGAAGATGAAATCAGGGACATTGTTGATATTTTCTCCATTCATTCAACAAATGAAACGG GTCAAGCGTATCAAAAAGTGCCTGGAACTTATGATGTTGCTGAATGCTCCAACAATAATGTCCAGAACAAGAGCAATTTAGAAGATTCTCATGTGCTCAAACTTTGGAAACAGCAATTTGTGGATTCACTCACG TTGGAAAGCACAGAATCAAGAAAACTGAACAATGTCTATCTGCGACTAGCAAGAGTTTCCTGGCAGTTGCTTCTTGTACCATGGAGACTTCTGTTTGCTTTTGTGCCTCCTTATCAGATTGTCCATGGTTGGATTGCCTTCATCTGCTCTCTCCTTTTCATCAGTGGGATAGCTTACATTGTAACTAAACTGACAGATCTTATAAGTTGTGTCACAG GAATAAATGCATATGTCATAGCATTTACAGCATTAGCAAGTGGAACTTCGTGGCCAGATTTAGTGGCAAGTAAGATTGCTGCCGAACGTCAGACAACAGCGGACTCTGCCATTGCAAACATCACTTGCAG GATGCATTGGTGTGCTGGTATTTAG
- the LOC133852164 gene encoding O-methyltransferase 1, chloroplastic, with product MDRIVGFARAPATAILRPPSTCASKKKINGLRAKLSDDNDPLLQTAINAASLRFQETRRPEPLFVDPYAGCFVPPDVRMDMNSCSHHYCLATKYIDDKLLQTVNHIDGLKQVVLLTDGMDTRPYRLSWPTSTIIFDISPDRVFKGAAEKLEGVGAKIPRKSLFLHVPLESSNIQQSLRAKGFNGNQPSIWAIQGLPMMTLASFEEVLFIASNLVINGCFFLGELPAWLTETDIGNKSSTRQWMDKLFMSNGFRVDMISYEDVARNLSKQLASGQYKNILFVAEQLRFSDDQMETWRREFQRVEEQGDEEGFEEL from the exons ATGGACAGGATAGTGGGCTTCGCACGTGCGCCTGCCACTGCTATCTTACGCCCCCCATCAACATGCGCCTCCAAGAAAAAAATCAACGGGTTGAGAGCAAAACTCAGCGATGACAATGACCCATTACTCCAAACTGCTATCAATGCCGCTTCTCTTCGTTTCCAGGAGACCCGTCGACCAG AGCCTCTTTTTGTAGATCCATATGCGGGTTGCTTTGTTCCTCCTGATGTTCGGATGGATATGAATTCATGCTCGCACCACTACTGCCTTGCAACAAAGTACATCGATGACAAGTTGCTTCAGACAGTGAACCATATTGATGGACTCAAGCAG GTTGTTTTGTTAACAGATGGCATGGACACTCGGCCGTATAGGCTTAGTTGGCCGACTTCAACCATTATATTTGATATATCCCCCGACAGGGTATTCAAAGGAGCAGCAGAAAAGCTTGAAG GTGTTGGGGCAAAAATTCCAAGAAAGTCCTTATTCCTTCATGTTCCATTGGAGTCCTCTAATATACAGCAAAGTCTCCGTGCcaaaggattcaatgggaatCAGCCAAGTATATGGGCAATCCAG GGGCTGCCTATGATGACTTTGGCAAGTTTTGAAGAGGTGTTATTTATTGCAAGTAATTTGGTCATAAACGGATGTTTTTTCTTGGGAGAATTGCCGGCCTGGTTGACAGAAACTGATATTGGAAACAAG TCAAGTACAAGACAATGGATGGACAAACTATTCATGAGCAATGGCTTCCGGGTGGACATGATTAGCTACGAAGATGTTGCAAGGAATTTAAGCAAGCAATTAGCATCAGGACAGTACAAGAATATACTGTTTGTAGCAGAACAATTGCGGTTTTCTGATGATCAG aTGGAAACTTGGAGGAGAGAATTTCAAAGGGTGGAGGAGCAAGGGGATGAAGAAGGCTTCGAAGAGCTCTAA
- the LOC133851035 gene encoding magnesium/proton exchanger isoform X1, with amino-acid sequence MASAHKQIVENIAGVSSILGLEKCESYLLFPGETTLGDGFRALLYFLGLAYCFIGLSAITARFFRSMENVVKQTRKVVEIDPSTNAEIVRYEKVWNYTIADITLLAFGTSFPQISLATIDALRNIGEPYAGGLGPATLVGSAAFDLFPIHAVCVVVPKAGELKKISDIGVWLVELFWSFWAYIWLYIILEVWTPNVVTLWEALLTVLQFGLLLTHAYAQDKRWPYLSLPLERTERPEDWVPLEATSRKYEGNAYNEYSETNFGEDEIRDIVDIFSIHSTNETGQAYQKVPGTYDVAECSNNNVQNKSNLEDSHVLKLWKQQFVDSLTLESTESRKLNNVYLRLARVSWQLLLVPWRLLFAFVPPYQIVHGWIAFICSLLFISGIAYIVTKLTDLISCVTGINAYVIAFTALASGTSWPDLVASKIAAERQTTADSAIANITCSNSVNIYVGIGIPWLIDTAYNFIAYREPLQIKNAEGLSFSLLVFFCTSVGCIGVLVFRRQTLGAELGGPRHWAWITCVYFMLLWIIFVVLSSLKVSGII; translated from the exons ATGGCCTCTGCACATAAGCAAATTGTAGAAAACATAGCTGGTGTTTCCAGCATTCTTGGGCTTGAAAAATGTGAAAGCTACTTGCTATTTCCTGGTGAAACTACCCTTGGGGATGGTTTTCGGGCCTTATTATATTTTCTAGGTCTGGCTTACTGTTTCATTGGATTGTCAGCTATAACTGCTCGATTCTTCCGCTCTATGGAAAATGTTGTGAAGCAAACACGGAAAGTGGTAGAGATAGATCCTTCCACTAATGCTGAAATTGTTAGATATGAAAAGGTGTGGAATTACACGATTGCAGACATTACCCTTCTGGCCTTTGGGACTAGCTTTCCTCAAATATCATTAGCCACTATTGATGCCCTACGAAACATTGGTGAACCGTATGCTGGAG GTTTGGGTCCTGCAACACTTGTTGGTTCTGCTGCATTCGACCTTTTCCCCATCCATGCTGTTTGTGTTGTAGTTCCAAAAGCTGGAGAGTTGAAAAAGATATCTGATATAGGAGTTTGGCTAGTGGAGCTCTTTTGGTCTTTTTGGGCTTATATATGGTTGTACATAATATTAGAG GTATGGACTCCAAATGTGGTTACCCTGTGGGAGGCCTTATTGACGGTACTGCAATTTGGATTGCTGCTGACTCATGCTTATGCTCAAGACAAGCGTTGGCCCTACTTGTCTCTTCCTCT GGAAAGAACTGAGAGGCCAGAGGACTGGGTGCCGTTGGAAGCCACATCACGCAAGTATGAGGGCAACGCCTATAATGAGTACTCTGAGACAAATTTTGGTGAAGATGAAATCAGGGACATTGTTGATATTTTCTCCATTCATTCAACAAATGAAACGG GTCAAGCGTATCAAAAAGTGCCTGGAACTTATGATGTTGCTGAATGCTCCAACAATAATGTCCAGAACAAGAGCAATTTAGAAGATTCTCATGTGCTCAAACTTTGGAAACAGCAATTTGTGGATTCACTCACG TTGGAAAGCACAGAATCAAGAAAACTGAACAATGTCTATCTGCGACTAGCAAGAGTTTCCTGGCAGTTGCTTCTTGTACCATGGAGACTTCTGTTTGCTTTTGTGCCTCCTTATCAGATTGTCCATGGTTGGATTGCCTTCATCTGCTCTCTCCTTTTCATCAGTGGGATAGCTTACATTGTAACTAAACTGACAGATCTTATAAGTTGTGTCACAG GAATAAATGCATATGTCATAGCATTTACAGCATTAGCAAGTGGAACTTCGTGGCCAGATTTAGTGGCAAGTAAGATTGCTGCCGAACGTCAGACAACAGCGGACTCTGCCATTGCAAACATCACTTGCAG caATTCGGTGAATATATATGTTGGCATCGGCATTCCGTGGCTGATTGATACGGCTTACAATTTCATTGCATATAGAGAACCGCTGCAGATCAAGAATGCAGAGGGACTAAGCTTCTCTTTGCTTGTTTTCTTCTGTACTTCTGTAGGATGCATTGGTGTGCTGGTATTTAGGCGTCAAACATTGGGAGCAGAACTGGGAGGGCCAAGGCATTGGGCCTGGATTACTTGCGTTTACTTCATGTTGCTTTGGATTATTTTCGTTGTGCTGTCTTCCCTCAAAGTTTCAGGCATCATATGA
- the LOC133851035 gene encoding magnesium/proton exchanger isoform X2 yields the protein MENVVKQTRKVVEIDPSTNAEIVRYEKVWNYTIADITLLAFGTSFPQISLATIDALRNIGEPYAGGLGPATLVGSAAFDLFPIHAVCVVVPKAGELKKISDIGVWLVELFWSFWAYIWLYIILEVWTPNVVTLWEALLTVLQFGLLLTHAYAQDKRWPYLSLPLERTERPEDWVPLEATSRKYEGNAYNEYSETNFGEDEIRDIVDIFSIHSTNETGQAYQKVPGTYDVAECSNNNVQNKSNLEDSHVLKLWKQQFVDSLTLESTESRKLNNVYLRLARVSWQLLLVPWRLLFAFVPPYQIVHGWIAFICSLLFISGIAYIVTKLTDLISCVTGINAYVIAFTALASGTSWPDLVASKIAAERQTTADSAIANITCSNSVNIYVGIGIPWLIDTAYNFIAYREPLQIKNAEGLSFSLLVFFCTSVGCIGVLVFRRQTLGAELGGPRHWAWITCVYFMLLWIIFVVLSSLKVSGII from the exons ATGGAAAATGTTGTGAAGCAAACACGGAAAGTGGTAGAGATAGATCCTTCCACTAATGCTGAAATTGTTAGATATGAAAAGGTGTGGAATTACACGATTGCAGACATTACCCTTCTGGCCTTTGGGACTAGCTTTCCTCAAATATCATTAGCCACTATTGATGCCCTACGAAACATTGGTGAACCGTATGCTGGAG GTTTGGGTCCTGCAACACTTGTTGGTTCTGCTGCATTCGACCTTTTCCCCATCCATGCTGTTTGTGTTGTAGTTCCAAAAGCTGGAGAGTTGAAAAAGATATCTGATATAGGAGTTTGGCTAGTGGAGCTCTTTTGGTCTTTTTGGGCTTATATATGGTTGTACATAATATTAGAG GTATGGACTCCAAATGTGGTTACCCTGTGGGAGGCCTTATTGACGGTACTGCAATTTGGATTGCTGCTGACTCATGCTTATGCTCAAGACAAGCGTTGGCCCTACTTGTCTCTTCCTCT GGAAAGAACTGAGAGGCCAGAGGACTGGGTGCCGTTGGAAGCCACATCACGCAAGTATGAGGGCAACGCCTATAATGAGTACTCTGAGACAAATTTTGGTGAAGATGAAATCAGGGACATTGTTGATATTTTCTCCATTCATTCAACAAATGAAACGG GTCAAGCGTATCAAAAAGTGCCTGGAACTTATGATGTTGCTGAATGCTCCAACAATAATGTCCAGAACAAGAGCAATTTAGAAGATTCTCATGTGCTCAAACTTTGGAAACAGCAATTTGTGGATTCACTCACG TTGGAAAGCACAGAATCAAGAAAACTGAACAATGTCTATCTGCGACTAGCAAGAGTTTCCTGGCAGTTGCTTCTTGTACCATGGAGACTTCTGTTTGCTTTTGTGCCTCCTTATCAGATTGTCCATGGTTGGATTGCCTTCATCTGCTCTCTCCTTTTCATCAGTGGGATAGCTTACATTGTAACTAAACTGACAGATCTTATAAGTTGTGTCACAG GAATAAATGCATATGTCATAGCATTTACAGCATTAGCAAGTGGAACTTCGTGGCCAGATTTAGTGGCAAGTAAGATTGCTGCCGAACGTCAGACAACAGCGGACTCTGCCATTGCAAACATCACTTGCAG caATTCGGTGAATATATATGTTGGCATCGGCATTCCGTGGCTGATTGATACGGCTTACAATTTCATTGCATATAGAGAACCGCTGCAGATCAAGAATGCAGAGGGACTAAGCTTCTCTTTGCTTGTTTTCTTCTGTACTTCTGTAGGATGCATTGGTGTGCTGGTATTTAGGCGTCAAACATTGGGAGCAGAACTGGGAGGGCCAAGGCATTGGGCCTGGATTACTTGCGTTTACTTCATGTTGCTTTGGATTATTTTCGTTGTGCTGTCTTCCCTCAAAGTTTCAGGCATCATATGA
- the LOC133851333 gene encoding blue-light photoreceptor PHR2, protein MDPKTQTLENPETKSSEEQNPLAIVPSKDQTTAPPFATASLSLSLSTILLTPFTLQPKIQSLFAHLPSKVKVPTQASSLAHLSLSTTSLSPTPSKLSFKSTISANPLQNPLSLGPRRPLDPSNGAGIRRAAIVWFRNDLRVHDNECLNTANNEAMSVLPVYCFDPRDYGKSSSGFDKTGPYRASFLIESVSDLRKNLQAKGSDLVVRIGKPETVLAELAKAVGADAVYAHGEVSHDEVKAEEKIEAAMKEESVEIKYFWGSTLYHLDDLPFKLEDMPANYGGFREKVNGLDVRKTIEALDQVKGMPARGDVEPGDIPSLVDLGLNPSATIGQDGKPAAHASMVGGETEALQRLQKFATECQAQPHKGTKDGSNDSIYGANFSCKISPWLAMGCLSPRSMFDELKKTATRTISASSNRNDGGSPDTGMSWLTYELLWRDFFRFITKKYSSKQLAAAPATACTGALA, encoded by the exons ATGGATCCCAAGACCCAAACCCTTGAAAACCCAGAAACCAAATCCTCGGAAGAACAAAACCCACTTGCCATTGTACCCTCCAAAGACCAGACCACCGCACCCCCATTCGCCACTGcttcactctctctttctctctctacaaTCCTCCTCACCCCATTCACCCTCCAACCCAAAATCCAATCCTTGTTTGCCCACCTACCAAGCAAAGTCAAGGTCCCCACCCAAGCCTCCTCCCTCgcccacctctctctctccaccacCTCCCTCTCTCCCACTCCCTCCAAACTCTCATTCAAGTCCACAATCTCAGCCAATCCCCTAcaaaaccctctctctctcggtccTCGCCGGCCCTTAGACCCTTCCAACGGGGCTGGAATTCGTCGAGCTGCCATCGTTTGGTTCCGCAACGATCTTCGCGTCCACGACAATGAATGCCTCAACACTGCGAACAACGAGGCCATGTCGGTCCTTCCCGTGTACTGCTTCGACCCGAGAGACTACGGGAAATCGTCTTCCGGGTTCGACAAGACCGGGCCGTACCGCGCGTCATTCTTGATCGAGTCGGTATCCGACCTCAGGAAGAACCTCCAGGCAAAAGGGTCGGACCTGGTGGTGAGGATTGGGAAGCCCGAGACGGTCTTGGCTGAGTTGGCGAAGGCGGTAGGTGCTGACGCTGTGTATGCTCACGGAGAGGTCTCTCACGACGAGGTGAAGGCAGAGGAAAAGATTGAGGCGGCGATGAAGGAGGAGAGTGTGGAGATCAAGTACTTCTGGGGTAGTACTTTGTACCATCTTGACGACTTGCCGTTTAAGCTGGAAGATATGCCAGCGAACTACGGTGGGTTTAGGGAGAAAGTGAATGGCTTGGACGTCAGGAAGACTATTGAGGCATTGGATCAAGTGAAGGGGATGCCTGCTCGTGGTGATGTGGAGCCCGGAGATATTCCGTCATTGGTGGATTTGGGGCTTAACCCATCGGCGACAATTGGTCAG GATGGAAAGCCAGCTGCTCATGCTTCCATGGTGGGAGGTGAGACTGAAGCACTTCAGAGGCTTCAAAAATTTGCTACTGAGTGCCAAGCACAACCACACAAGGGGACCAAGGATGGCAGCAATGACAGCATATATGGTGCTAACTTTTCATGCAAAATTTCTCCATGGCTAGCCATGGGATGCCTCTCTCCCCGCTCTATGTTTGATGAGCTCAAGAAAACAGCTACCAG AACTATTTCTGCTTCCTCAAACCGGAATGATGGTGGCTCACCTGATACTGGAATGAGCTGGTTGACGTATGAGTTGTTGTGGAGGGATTTCTTCAG ATTCATTACCAAGAAATACAGTTCAAAACAGCTTGCAGCTGCTCCCGCCACAGCTTGTACGGGTGCCCTGGCTTAA